DNA sequence from the Fuscovulum ytuae genome:
GGCAGGCCTTGCGCCATTGTTTCCTGATATTCGGGCGGGATCACCCTGTCTTCGGTGCAGCGGATGTAGAAGCGCGGCAAGCTTTCTGCCTTTCCCGTGTTGGGGATCGGTGTTTCCTGCGGGGCGATCGGTTGGGGGCAAAGGCGGCGTTGAGCAAGGGCGAGGTCTTCTGCAGGGCAATCATGATAGAAGAGGGCAGGCGCCTTTTCCGGGTCAAAAGTGAATGTCGTGCGGCTTTCGTCGATCTGGAAAGCCCCCGCGAGCGGTTGGCGCGGCCCGGCGCGGCGCATCTCGGCAAGGGATTGTCCGGGTCTTGGCAGATATGCGCAGACATAGATCAGCGCCACGATGCGGTCGGGTGCGGCTTCGGCGGCGGCGGTGATGGGAAAGCCGCCCATGCTGTGGCCGACAAGAACGGTGGGACCATCCATGGCCTTCAAGATCGCCTCGGAATAGCTGTTCAGCGTAACCGTGGCCGGATCTGTTCGATCATCTCCATGTGACGGCAGATCGATGGCGCGGGCGCGGTGCCCCAAGGCCTGCAAAGCCGGGATCACACGGTGCCAGCACCAAGCCCCATGGGCGGCCCCGTGGACAAGAAGGATGTTAGGCATGGCCGATCTCCGTCAGGAATTGCGTCAGCAAGGCGGCATATTCGGCAGGTTTTTCCACCGGTGGAATATGGCCCGCCCCCCGCATCAAGGCAAAGCGGTGACCTCGGATCAGGTCGGCCGTCTCGCGCACCAGATCGGGCGGGGTCGAGCCGTCATTCGCCCCGGCGATGGCCAGCGTGGGCAGGGTCAGGGTGGCGGTGGTTTCGTAGAAATCTGTGCCTGCGATGGCGGCGGCGCAGCCCATCCAGCCTTCGGGGGCAGTTGCGAGAAAGCCTGAACTCAGACGCGGAAGTGACTGGTTTTCCTTCCATTTCCGCCCCAGCCACCGTTCCATCGTGGCATCATGCAGGGCGGCCATTCCTCCGGACTGCACAGCGGCGATGCGGTCCTGCCAGTGTTCCGGACGACCGATCTTGGCGGCGCTGTTCGACAGGATCATCCCGCGAACAAGATCAAGCCGCTTTACCGCCAGTCCCTGCGCCACCAGTCCGCCGATGGACAGGCCAAGAACCACGGCCTCTTTCAGCGCGAAATGGTCCATCAGCCGTTCCACATCGCGGATAAGCGCCCCCATAGCATAGGGGCCGGCGGGCGTGTCAGATTGCCCATGCCCCCGCAGGTCCAAGCGGAGAACGCAGAGGGACTTAGGGAGCAGCGGCAAGAGTTCATCCCAGATCGCAAGGCTGGTACCAAGCGCGTGGATCAGCACAAGCGCCGGCCCCCCATGAGGACCAGAGATTTCAGCATTCAGGCGCAAGTCAGGAAGAAATATGGGGGCCATGTTCGGAAAGGTAAATTTTCTGCTGCTTGGTGACCCACTTTCGAGGGGTTATGTTTGAAAGTGTCATCTGGTTAAATACTGATCTAGCGCCACGCGGAAGGTATCTGGATCTACATTGCCACCAGAAGCCGTGCAGATCACCGTATCGGGCAGGTCGGGCGAAAAGAGGGCTGCGGCCAAGGCGACTGCACCGCCGGGTTCCAGCACGATCCGCAAATGTGTGAAGGCAAGGGCCATCGCGCGCAAGGCCTGATCGTCGCTGACAACAAGGCCTGGGCCACAAAGGCGGTTAAGGATGGGAAAGGTCAGCACGCCGGGGGAAGGGGTAAGGATCGCGTCACAGATCGATCCCGTCGCCTTAGCGTTGCGTTCGATCCGACCCGCGCGCAGCGACCGGGCTACATCGTCGAAACCTTCGGGTTCAGCTGTGCGCACCGTCATCCCCGGTGCCTCTGCCTCAAGTGCAAGCGCGATGCCTGCCGACAACCCACCGCCTCCGCAACAGGTGATGACAGTTGCCTCGGTCACCCCTGCCGCGCGGGCCTGTTCGGCGATTTCCAGCCCCGCCGTGCCCTGTCCGGCGATTACCTGAGGGTCATCGAAGGGCCTGATCAGCGTCAACCCCCGCTCTGCCGTCAATTTTGCGCCAAGGGCATCGCGATCCTCGGTCTCGCGGTCATAAAGGATAACCTCGGCCCCATAGGTGCGGGTATTGGCGACCTTCACAGCGGGCGCGTCCGATGGCATCAAGATCACTGCAGGACCGCCATGCCGCGCAGCCGCCAATGCCACGCCCTGTGCATGATTGCCTGACGAATAGGCCAACACGCCTTTTGCACGCGTGGCCGGATCAAGGGCCGAAATGGCCGACCACCCCCCGCGAAACTTGAAAGACCCCGTCAGTTGTAGGCATTCCGCTTTCAAAAGGATGCGCCGCCCCGCCACGGCATCAAGCAGCGGCGCATGCAGCAAGGGTGTCACGCGGGCATGGCCGGCCAGTCGGGCGGCGGCGGCGCGGATCATCGTGAGATCGGTCATGTGCAGGCTTTCAGAAAGGCGTGTATGGCAGCAAGGCTTTCGCCTTCATCCAGAAAGGGGATATGGGCGCGGTCTGGCACCTCGGCGAAGATCAGGTCGGGGCGGCGACGGCGCATTTCGGCTGCGGTTTCCTCTGTCAGCAGATCGGAATTCGCGCCCCGGATCAGGGCAAGCGGCAAGCCCGCGCAGGCATCGTAAAGCGGCCAAAGATCGGCGGGCGGGCCTTCAAAGGCCGCGAGGAAGGCATCGCGCAGGGCCGGATCATAGGTGATCTTTAGCCCGGTTTCGGTGGCCGTGTAATGCAGCCGCGCCTCGGCCAGCCACCGGTCCGGCGGAACATTGGCGAAACCGGGCATGTTGCGGGGCATGGCATCGGCCAGTGCCTGATGCGTCTTTGCCGCCGGATTGCGGCCCACGTAATCGAAGATGCGGGTGAGGCCAGGGCGATGGATTTCAGGCCCGATATCGTTCAGGCACAGGCCGATCATTCGATCCTTCGCCACGGCGGCCAGCAGCATGCCGATCAGCCCCCCGCGCGAGGTGCCAAGGATGGCAGCACGCCCCACCCCCAAATGATCCAGCAGCGCAAGCGCATCCTGCCCCTCTTGCGGGACGGTATAGCTGGCCGCCCCTGTCCATTCGCTGGCCCCCCGGCCACGATAATCCATTCGGATCAGGCGGCAGGGCGGTAGATGTGGGCGCAGATAATCGAAATCCGCCATCGTCCTCGTCAGGCCGGGTAGACAGAGGAGGGGCAGCCCTTCGCCTTCGTCAGCATAGGCAAGGCGTGCACCGTCACGGGCGGTAAAACTGTTTGTCATGGGATCAGCCGGGGCAGGTGGGTGAGGTCAGGTATTTCATGCATTGGGCGCTGCGGCAGCCGGTCTTGCGGGGCAGCCGCGCGGTTCACCCAAGCGGTATGAAAGCCAAAACGGGCCGCCCCGGCGATGTCCCATCCGTTGGATGAGGCGAAAAGAACCTGTTGCGGTGCGGTGCCCAGACGCGCGCCCACAAGGGCGTAGACTGCCGCTTGCGGCTTGAACATGCGCAAGGAGTCGACCGACAGAACCGCCTCAAAAGCCCCGGACAAACCCGCTGCATTTACGGCCGAGGCAAGCATGGCGGGCGATCCATTCGACAGGATGGCAAGTCGCATCCCCCTTTCGCTAAGGCGCGCCAAGGTTTCGGCCACCTCAGGAAAGGGATCAAGCGCGTCATACAGCGCCAGCAATTCTTCCCGCAGATCAGGGTCGTTCAGACCCTGCGCCTCCATCGCCCAATCCAGCGCATCGGCCGTCACGGTGGCGAAGTCGGCATAGGCCCCGCTGATCGTCCGCAACCAGCTGTATTCCAGCTGTTTTCTGCGCCAGTTCTCGGCCAGCGCAGGCCAGCTCTGCGCCAAAGCGGCATTTCCTGCCCCCGCCCTGCGTGCGGCAGCGGTGACGTCAAACAGCGTGCCATAGGCATCGAAAACAACGGTCGTGAGTGCCATGCTATTCCCCTCGTATACCAGTCTGGCACAGCCCTTCGGGCGGTGTAAGGGGGGGCGCGACCTTCGCGGCGCTTGCCGCCCGGCGATAGTTTTCCTAAACCCGTCGCGCGCAACAGGAATGACAGATGGCGAAAGACGACAAGGCAGAGGCCCGGGCAAGCTCTAAGAAAGTGGGCGCGCTGCGGGGGCTGGCCCCCTTTATGTTCCCCTATCGCGGGATGACTTTGCTGGCGCTGGCGGCGCTGGTGATCACGGCCGGGATGAGCCTACTTCTGCCGCTGGCCGTGCGCCGGGTGGTGGATGGGTTCAACGAGGATGTGGCCATCCTTGACCAGTATTTCGGCGCCGCGCTGGCGATTGCCGCGCTTCTCGCGATCGGGACGGGGGTGCGCTATTACTTCGTGACGAAATTGGGTGAACGGGTGGTGGCCGATATCCGCCGCGCCGTTTTTGATCGCGTCATGGGCATGAGCCCGGCCTTCTTCGAAAGGCTGATGACCGGCGAAGTGGTCAGCCGCATCACCACGGACACGACGCTGATCCTGTCGCTGATCGGGTCATCGGTTTCGGTCGCGCTGCGAAATCTGCTGATGCTGATCGGCGGACTTATTCTGCTGTCGCTCACCTCGCCCAAGTTGACGGGTCTGGTTCTTTTGATCGTGCCCGCTGTGGTGGTGCCGATCATCGTTCTGGGCCGTCGCTTGCGGGGACTCAGCCGGGAATCGCAGGATTGGATCGCCAATTCTTCGGGCGCGGCATCCGAGGCGCTGGGTTCCGTGCAGACAGTTCAGGCATTCACCCATGAAGGCCTTACCCGCGCGCAATTCGCCGATGTGACAGAGAAATCCTTTACCGTGGCGCAGACCCGCACACGGGTGCGGGCGCTGATGACTGTCATTGTGATCTTCCTTGTCTTTACCGGGATCGTCGGCGTGCTGTGGATCGGCGCGCGTGATGTGCGGGCAGGGGCGATGACGCCGGGCGAACTGGTGCAGTTCGTCATCTATGCGGTGATGGTGGCGGGGTCCGTCGGCGCGCTGTCGGAAATCTGGGGCGAGTTGCAGCGCGCGGCGGGCGCGACAGAGCGGCTGGTGGAACTGCTGAATGCCGAGGATTCCGTGCAGGATGCGGCCCAACCCAAGGCGCTGCCGCGTCCGGTGCGGGGTGAAGTGGTGTTTGATGATGTCACCTTCCGCTACCCGGCCCGCCCCGATGTTTCTGCCTTGAACGGGGTATCCCTGAGCGTTCAACCCGGCGAGACCGTGGCCCTTGTCGGTCCCTCAGGGGCTGGGAAGACGACGATCCTGCAACTTCTGATGCGCTTTTATGATCCGCAATCGGGCGCGGTTCGGCTGGATGGCGTGGACCTGCGCGATATGGCGCGGTCCGATTTCCGTCGCGCCATCGCCCTTGTCCCGCAGGACCCGGTGATCTTTGCCACTTCGGCCCGCGAAAACATCCGCTTTGGCCGCCCAGATGCCACGGATGCCGAGGTCGAGGCCGCAGCCCGCGCCGCAGCGGCGCATGATTTCCTGACTGCCTTGCCGCAGGGCTATGACACTTGGCTGGGTGAGCGGGGCGTCATGCTGTCGGGCGGGCAGAAGCAACGCGTGGCGATTGCCCGCGCCATCCTGCGCGATGCGCGCGTGCTGCTTCTGGACGAGGCGACCTCGGCCTTGGATGCGGAATCGGAACGGGCCGTTCAGGCGGCGGTGGAAATCCTGTCGGAAGGGCGCAGCGTTTTGGTCGTGGCGCACCGTCTGGCCACTGTGAAACGGGCAGACCGCATCGTGGTCTTTGATCAGGGCCGCATCGTCGCCACCGGAACGCATGAGGCGCTGGTGGCAGAAGGCGGCCTTTACGCCCGTCTCGCGCGGCTGCAATTCACCGATGGTCAGGGCTGACCCAAGTCTGACGTTGCGTTTCACCCTTGCTGCGGCCTTGCTGCGAAGACGGCGACCCGTCAAAGTCATGTGAAACCCCCGGGGAGGAACCAAGGGGGCGAGACGGGGAGGATGGGATGGGTGAATTCGCCACGCTTGCGGATGTCAAGGCTATCGAGGCGGAACTGCCTTGGGAAAAGCGCGACACTGCGCGCACGATGCATGAATTCCTTAGCCGCGCGAAGGCCGCGCATGGCACTCGGCCAGCCATCAGCTATCAAATCCTGTCAGGCTCCAAGGAAAAGGCCGAAACCCTCACGTGGAACGACCTGCATGCGCAGGTGACGCAGGCGGCGAA
Encoded proteins:
- the pcaD gene encoding 3-oxoadipate enol-lactonase, which translates into the protein MAPIFLPDLRLNAEISGPHGGPALVLIHALGTSLAIWDELLPLLPKSLCVLRLDLRGHGQSDTPAGPYAMGALIRDVERLMDHFALKEAVVLGLSIGGLVAQGLAVKRLDLVRGMILSNSAAKIGRPEHWQDRIAAVQSGGMAALHDATMERWLGRKWKENQSLPRLSSGFLATAPEGWMGCAAAIAGTDFYETTATLTLPTLAIAGANDGSTPPDLVRETADLIRGHRFALMRGAGHIPPVEKPAEYAALLTQFLTEIGHA
- a CDS encoding haloacid dehalogenase type II; amino-acid sequence: MALTTVVFDAYGTLFDVTAAARRAGAGNAALAQSWPALAENWRRKQLEYSWLRTISGAYADFATVTADALDWAMEAQGLNDPDLREELLALYDALDPFPEVAETLARLSERGMRLAILSNGSPAMLASAVNAAGLSGAFEAVLSVDSLRMFKPQAAVYALVGARLGTAPQQVLFASSNGWDIAGAARFGFHTAWVNRAAAPQDRLPQRPMHEIPDLTHLPRLIP
- a CDS encoding alpha/beta fold hydrolase; its protein translation is MPNILLVHGAAHGAWCWHRVIPALQALGHRARAIDLPSHGDDRTDPATVTLNSYSEAILKAMDGPTVLVGHSMGGFPITAAAEAAPDRIVALIYVCAYLPRPGQSLAEMRRAGPRQPLAGAFQIDESRTTFTFDPEKAPALFYHDCPAEDLALAQRRLCPQPIAPQETPIPNTGKAESLPRFYIRCTEDRVIPPEYQETMAQGLPPDCISILPCGHSPFFAAPDALAQRIDAILRLPPVNFA
- a CDS encoding threonine ammonia-lyase, translated to MTDLTMIRAAAARLAGHARVTPLLHAPLLDAVAGRRILLKAECLQLTGSFKFRGGWSAISALDPATRAKGVLAYSSGNHAQGVALAAARHGGPAVILMPSDAPAVKVANTRTYGAEVILYDRETEDRDALGAKLTAERGLTLIRPFDDPQVIAGQGTAGLEIAEQARAAGVTEATVITCCGGGGLSAGIALALEAEAPGMTVRTAEPEGFDDVARSLRAGRIERNAKATGSICDAILTPSPGVLTFPILNRLCGPGLVVSDDQALRAMALAFTHLRIVLEPGGAVALAAALFSPDLPDTVICTASGGNVDPDTFRVALDQYLTR
- a CDS encoding alpha/beta fold hydrolase, translating into MTNSFTARDGARLAYADEGEGLPLLCLPGLTRTMADFDYLRPHLPPCRLIRMDYRGRGASEWTGAASYTVPQEGQDALALLDHLGVGRAAILGTSRGGLIGMLLAAVAKDRMIGLCLNDIGPEIHRPGLTRIFDYVGRNPAAKTHQALADAMPRNMPGFANVPPDRWLAEARLHYTATETGLKITYDPALRDAFLAAFEGPPADLWPLYDACAGLPLALIRGANSDLLTEETAAEMRRRRPDLIFAEVPDRAHIPFLDEGESLAAIHAFLKACT
- a CDS encoding ABC transporter transmembrane domain-containing protein produces the protein MAKDDKAEARASSKKVGALRGLAPFMFPYRGMTLLALAALVITAGMSLLLPLAVRRVVDGFNEDVAILDQYFGAALAIAALLAIGTGVRYYFVTKLGERVVADIRRAVFDRVMGMSPAFFERLMTGEVVSRITTDTTLILSLIGSSVSVALRNLLMLIGGLILLSLTSPKLTGLVLLIVPAVVVPIIVLGRRLRGLSRESQDWIANSSGAASEALGSVQTVQAFTHEGLTRAQFADVTEKSFTVAQTRTRVRALMTVIVIFLVFTGIVGVLWIGARDVRAGAMTPGELVQFVIYAVMVAGSVGALSEIWGELQRAAGATERLVELLNAEDSVQDAAQPKALPRPVRGEVVFDDVTFRYPARPDVSALNGVSLSVQPGETVALVGPSGAGKTTILQLLMRFYDPQSGAVRLDGVDLRDMARSDFRRAIALVPQDPVIFATSARENIRFGRPDATDAEVEAAARAAAAHDFLTALPQGYDTWLGERGVMLSGGQKQRVAIARAILRDARVLLLDEATSALDAESERAVQAAVEILSEGRSVLVVAHRLATVKRADRIVVFDQGRIVATGTHEALVAEGGLYARLARLQFTDGQG